The proteins below come from a single Xenopus tropicalis strain Nigerian chromosome 9, UCB_Xtro_10.0, whole genome shotgun sequence genomic window:
- the zdbf2 gene encoding DBF4-type zinc finger-containing protein 2 isoform X1 has product MFDKRKPSEEGSPASQRGVDNKDTEEEHIKTESISSENAQITVHSGNSAPPGHYRQGYCNCCQVHYINLEMHLESEQHRQISTCNRNRLSAGILMDRFLQDVHLYHPQNYHDSRPTYDDMPDVILLPCFEEKRSDSLSPHHILKNDLINISDELPRLEPENILTSHTASEFQKCSLKIPFTQTVIEKHGKEQFSVAVKTHNKCTLNIRQEDLSSTVSIIPHRLPICTLPISSYSSLPSKHRSFDTPHAPLYSSPTKNSFSDCKAYEMLTKCPSPEVTPSSTGNFQKKHLNIFNMDSTSSCGKQIPTLRNPVLRSPLETHDSIRKNIQSQCQASVSSEGERNTVDKIIEEVIRRHCHGIACDDLPGNDNESVSSINIKSLLGCTDSSSLSFDWNAQLQSEEDKSKAVVKNLDMLRAVNVKLNEDYKSKLTSVLNACPLKKLKDVTAKREEVILPALPHVPPSFIGKTWSQIMYEDDLKIEALVKQFRKGKFHCYFESDSVSNCNRKIKTKMNPEESEINIKDQKQDFNQLEASLELPIVIDAPCEDDDCDVSSFKHESILRPNLSKPARRTWRLASRCQIVKVSHGTQTSLVNYPVVKRKCIENESHDRGQHIDDFEAERTPDMKTKMCALKLPESYTKILTPVQPKTMVYVLSYPDSRLYSVKPVSALKKARNQCSTDSRDPVIYKYKQSPLKYYDPITNRILKTPPNNSVRGLGTKGPCVRKLFRSLSSDVNVDKLDTEQKDSTASKKSFSTSSVTSFYLDSVKGKDTNSSLKGSGTSVSTELSDCLKSVNPDKPYGHIPVSPCNVSLIKDKKDILSATKTKTPPSKPKRGSLLQRRNVKKSKCKMNQHTESKYATNSKLAEQGLVSYKRRLEQDQVSGDKRKKSNSFSLLKSSLPLVKAYRPRPKTVNKGRMNKPPASKHVKTSVKSRLVSQTRSKRNQNTYVETWKTSGPNKSKGRNNEDLSNNRASKQNPNKLLPYSLRKNKSRVTASTTRTNRKQVKRKRSG; this is encoded by the exons aTGTTTGACAAGAGAAAACCGTCCGAGGAAGGTTCACCGGCTTCACAACGTG GTGTAGATAACAAAGACACAGAGGAAGAACATATTAAGACTGAAAGCATCAGCAG TGAAAATGCACAAATTACAGTGCATTCTGGAAACAGTGCACCTCCAGGCCATTACAGACAAGGGTACTGCAACTGCTGCCAGGTTCACTACATCAACTTGGAAATG CACCTTGAAAGTGAGCAGCACAGACAGATATCAACTTGCAACAGGAATCGACTTAGTGCCGGAATACTAATGGACCGCTTCTTGCAGGATGTTCATCTCTATCATCCACAAAATTACCATGACAGTAG gCCAACATATGATGACATGCCAGATGTTATTCTACTTCCTTGTTTCGAAGAAAAGAGATCTGACTCATTGTCTCCTCATCACATCCTGAAAAATGATCTTattaatattagtgatgagctacCCAGATTAGAACCAGAGAATATTCTTACGTCACATACTGCCAGTGAATTTCAAAAATGCAGTTTGAAGATCCCTTTTACACAAACAGTTATTGAAAAGCACGGAAAGGAGCAATTTTCCGTAGCAGTAAAAACTCACAACAAGTGTACTCTGAATATTAGGCAGGAAGACTTAAGCTCGACTGTAAGTATCATACCTCACAGACTCCCTATTTGCACTTTACCAATTTCTTCATATAGCTCACTGCCATCAAAACATAGGAGTTTTGATACACCACATGCTCCGTTATATTCTTCACCcacaaaaaacagtttttcagATTGTAAGGCATATGAAATGTTGACAAAGTGCCCAAGTCCTGAAGTGACCCCAAGTTCAACTGGCAATTTCCAAAAGAAACATTTGAACATTTTTAACATGGACTCCACTTCATCTTGTGGGAAACAAATTCCCACTCTCAGGAATCCTGTATTGAGGAGTCCCCTGGAAACACATGACAGTATTAGGAAGAACATCCAGTCCCAATGCCAAGCATCAGTTTCAAGTGAAGGTGAAAGAAACACAGTGGATAAAATTATTGAAGAAGTTATCAGAAGGCATTGCCATGGAATTGCATGTGATGATTTGCCTGGAAATGATAATGAAAGTGTTTCATCCATCAACATTAAGTCATTACTTGGCTGCACTGATAGTTCAAGTTTAAGTTTTGACTGGAATGCACAACTGCAATCAGAAGAAGATAAATCAAAGGCTGTTGTGAAAAATCTGGATATGCTGAGAGCAGTTAATGTGAAACTTAATGAAGATTATAAATCAAAGTTAACATCTGTACTAAATGCATGCCcattaaagaaattaaaagatGTAACAGCTAAAAGGGAAGAAGTAATTCTTCCAGCCCTTCCTCATGTGCCTCCATCTTTTATTGGTAAAACATGGTCACAAATAATGTATGAAGATGATCTGAAAATTGAAGCTCTTGTTAAGCAGTTTAGGAAAGGAAAATTCCATTGCTACTTTGAAAGTGATTCTGTGTCCAATTGTaacagaaagataaaaactaaaatGAATCCCGAGGAGAGTGAAATTAACATTAAAGACCAAAAACAAGATTTTAATCAGCTGGAAGCATCACTTGAATTGCCCATTGTTATTGATGCCCCTTGTGAAGATGATGATTGTGACGTTTCCTCATTCAAACATGAATCTATTTTAAGACCAAATCTAAGTAAACCTGCTAGAAGAACATGGAGGCTGGCATCAAGATGTCAAATAGTTAAGGTTAGTCATGGCACTCAAACAAGCTTAGTCAACTATCCAGTAGTTAAGCGAAAATGTATCGAGAATGAATCCCATGACAGAGGCCAACATATTGATGATTTTGAAGCAGAAAGAACCCCAGATATGAAAACTAAAATGTGTGCTCTTAAGCTTCCCGAATCATATACCAAAATTTTAACTCCTGTACAGCCCAAGACTATGGTGTACGTTCTGTCTTATCCTGATTCAAGGCTCTACAGTGTAAAACCAGTTTCTGCTTTAAAGAAAGCTCGAAACCAGTGTTCCACTGACAGCAGGGACCCTGTTATTTATAAGTATAAACAGTCACCGCTGAAGTATTATGATCCAATAACGAACCGCATCCTTAAAACACCTCCAAATAATTCTGTGAGAGGATTGGGTACCAAAGGCCCATGTGTTCGAAAACTGTTCAGAAGCCTGAGTAgtgatgtaaatgttgataaattagaCACCGAACAGAAAGATTCAACTGCTTCTaagaaatctttcagtacctctTCTGTTACATCTTTCTACCTTGATTCTGTTAAAGGAAAAGATACAAACTCAAGTTTAAAAGGAAGTGGAACATCTGTTAGCACAGAATTATCTGATTGTCTGAAGTCTGTAAATCCTGATAAGCCATATGGACACATTCCCGTTTCACCCTGCAATGTCAGTCTTATCAAGGACAAAAAAGACATCCTATCAGCTACTAAGACTAAAACTCCTCCCTCTAAGCCCAAGAGGGGTTCGTTGCTCCAgagaagaaatgtaaaaaaatcaaaatgtaagATGAATCAACATACAGAATCAAAATATGCCACAAATTCTAAGCTTGCAGAACAAGGATTGGTAAGCTATAAGAGAAGACTAGAACAAGACCAGGTATCCGGAGATAAGCGTAAAAAAAGCAATTCATTTTCACTCTTAAAGTCATCACTGCCTCTTGTAAAGGCATATAGACCAAGGCCAAAGACTGTGAATAAAGGTCGTATGAACAAGCCGCCTGCCAGTAAACACGTGAAAACCTCTGTAAAATCCAGACTTGTTTCACAAACTCGCTCTAAGAGGAACCAAAATACATATGTAGAAACATGGAAAACTTCTGGGCCCAATAAATCTAAAGGTAGAAACAATGAGGACCTTAGTAACAATAGAGCCTCTAAACAAAATCCAAATAAACTGTTGCCGTATAGTTTGCGTAAAAACAAAAGCAGAGTTACAGCTTCTACTACCAGAACCAACAGAAAACAAGTTAAAAGGAAACGAAGTGGATAA
- the zdbf2 gene encoding DBF4-type zinc finger-containing protein 2 isoform X2 produces MPDVILLPCFEEKRSDSLSPHHILKNDLINISDELPRLEPENILTSHTASEFQKCSLKIPFTQTVIEKHGKEQFSVAVKTHNKCTLNIRQEDLSSTVSIIPHRLPICTLPISSYSSLPSKHRSFDTPHAPLYSSPTKNSFSDCKAYEMLTKCPSPEVTPSSTGNFQKKHLNIFNMDSTSSCGKQIPTLRNPVLRSPLETHDSIRKNIQSQCQASVSSEGERNTVDKIIEEVIRRHCHGIACDDLPGNDNESVSSINIKSLLGCTDSSSLSFDWNAQLQSEEDKSKAVVKNLDMLRAVNVKLNEDYKSKLTSVLNACPLKKLKDVTAKREEVILPALPHVPPSFIGKTWSQIMYEDDLKIEALVKQFRKGKFHCYFESDSVSNCNRKIKTKMNPEESEINIKDQKQDFNQLEASLELPIVIDAPCEDDDCDVSSFKHESILRPNLSKPARRTWRLASRCQIVKVSHGTQTSLVNYPVVKRKCIENESHDRGQHIDDFEAERTPDMKTKMCALKLPESYTKILTPVQPKTMVYVLSYPDSRLYSVKPVSALKKARNQCSTDSRDPVIYKYKQSPLKYYDPITNRILKTPPNNSVRGLGTKGPCVRKLFRSLSSDVNVDKLDTEQKDSTASKKSFSTSSVTSFYLDSVKGKDTNSSLKGSGTSVSTELSDCLKSVNPDKPYGHIPVSPCNVSLIKDKKDILSATKTKTPPSKPKRGSLLQRRNVKKSKCKMNQHTESKYATNSKLAEQGLVSYKRRLEQDQVSGDKRKKSNSFSLLKSSLPLVKAYRPRPKTVNKGRMNKPPASKHVKTSVKSRLVSQTRSKRNQNTYVETWKTSGPNKSKGRNNEDLSNNRASKQNPNKLLPYSLRKNKSRVTASTTRTNRKQVKRKRSG; encoded by the coding sequence ATGCCAGATGTTATTCTACTTCCTTGTTTCGAAGAAAAGAGATCTGACTCATTGTCTCCTCATCACATCCTGAAAAATGATCTTattaatattagtgatgagctacCCAGATTAGAACCAGAGAATATTCTTACGTCACATACTGCCAGTGAATTTCAAAAATGCAGTTTGAAGATCCCTTTTACACAAACAGTTATTGAAAAGCACGGAAAGGAGCAATTTTCCGTAGCAGTAAAAACTCACAACAAGTGTACTCTGAATATTAGGCAGGAAGACTTAAGCTCGACTGTAAGTATCATACCTCACAGACTCCCTATTTGCACTTTACCAATTTCTTCATATAGCTCACTGCCATCAAAACATAGGAGTTTTGATACACCACATGCTCCGTTATATTCTTCACCcacaaaaaacagtttttcagATTGTAAGGCATATGAAATGTTGACAAAGTGCCCAAGTCCTGAAGTGACCCCAAGTTCAACTGGCAATTTCCAAAAGAAACATTTGAACATTTTTAACATGGACTCCACTTCATCTTGTGGGAAACAAATTCCCACTCTCAGGAATCCTGTATTGAGGAGTCCCCTGGAAACACATGACAGTATTAGGAAGAACATCCAGTCCCAATGCCAAGCATCAGTTTCAAGTGAAGGTGAAAGAAACACAGTGGATAAAATTATTGAAGAAGTTATCAGAAGGCATTGCCATGGAATTGCATGTGATGATTTGCCTGGAAATGATAATGAAAGTGTTTCATCCATCAACATTAAGTCATTACTTGGCTGCACTGATAGTTCAAGTTTAAGTTTTGACTGGAATGCACAACTGCAATCAGAAGAAGATAAATCAAAGGCTGTTGTGAAAAATCTGGATATGCTGAGAGCAGTTAATGTGAAACTTAATGAAGATTATAAATCAAAGTTAACATCTGTACTAAATGCATGCCcattaaagaaattaaaagatGTAACAGCTAAAAGGGAAGAAGTAATTCTTCCAGCCCTTCCTCATGTGCCTCCATCTTTTATTGGTAAAACATGGTCACAAATAATGTATGAAGATGATCTGAAAATTGAAGCTCTTGTTAAGCAGTTTAGGAAAGGAAAATTCCATTGCTACTTTGAAAGTGATTCTGTGTCCAATTGTaacagaaagataaaaactaaaatGAATCCCGAGGAGAGTGAAATTAACATTAAAGACCAAAAACAAGATTTTAATCAGCTGGAAGCATCACTTGAATTGCCCATTGTTATTGATGCCCCTTGTGAAGATGATGATTGTGACGTTTCCTCATTCAAACATGAATCTATTTTAAGACCAAATCTAAGTAAACCTGCTAGAAGAACATGGAGGCTGGCATCAAGATGTCAAATAGTTAAGGTTAGTCATGGCACTCAAACAAGCTTAGTCAACTATCCAGTAGTTAAGCGAAAATGTATCGAGAATGAATCCCATGACAGAGGCCAACATATTGATGATTTTGAAGCAGAAAGAACCCCAGATATGAAAACTAAAATGTGTGCTCTTAAGCTTCCCGAATCATATACCAAAATTTTAACTCCTGTACAGCCCAAGACTATGGTGTACGTTCTGTCTTATCCTGATTCAAGGCTCTACAGTGTAAAACCAGTTTCTGCTTTAAAGAAAGCTCGAAACCAGTGTTCCACTGACAGCAGGGACCCTGTTATTTATAAGTATAAACAGTCACCGCTGAAGTATTATGATCCAATAACGAACCGCATCCTTAAAACACCTCCAAATAATTCTGTGAGAGGATTGGGTACCAAAGGCCCATGTGTTCGAAAACTGTTCAGAAGCCTGAGTAgtgatgtaaatgttgataaattagaCACCGAACAGAAAGATTCAACTGCTTCTaagaaatctttcagtacctctTCTGTTACATCTTTCTACCTTGATTCTGTTAAAGGAAAAGATACAAACTCAAGTTTAAAAGGAAGTGGAACATCTGTTAGCACAGAATTATCTGATTGTCTGAAGTCTGTAAATCCTGATAAGCCATATGGACACATTCCCGTTTCACCCTGCAATGTCAGTCTTATCAAGGACAAAAAAGACATCCTATCAGCTACTAAGACTAAAACTCCTCCCTCTAAGCCCAAGAGGGGTTCGTTGCTCCAgagaagaaatgtaaaaaaatcaaaatgtaagATGAATCAACATACAGAATCAAAATATGCCACAAATTCTAAGCTTGCAGAACAAGGATTGGTAAGCTATAAGAGAAGACTAGAACAAGACCAGGTATCCGGAGATAAGCGTAAAAAAAGCAATTCATTTTCACTCTTAAAGTCATCACTGCCTCTTGTAAAGGCATATAGACCAAGGCCAAAGACTGTGAATAAAGGTCGTATGAACAAGCCGCCTGCCAGTAAACACGTGAAAACCTCTGTAAAATCCAGACTTGTTTCACAAACTCGCTCTAAGAGGAACCAAAATACATATGTAGAAACATGGAAAACTTCTGGGCCCAATAAATCTAAAGGTAGAAACAATGAGGACCTTAGTAACAATAGAGCCTCTAAACAAAATCCAAATAAACTGTTGCCGTATAGTTTGCGTAAAAACAAAAGCAGAGTTACAGCTTCTACTACCAGAACCAACAGAAAACAAGTTAAAAGGAAACGAAGTGGATAA